The Anaerolineales bacterium region TTCCCGGCCTTTTTTATTCTCTTGAAGTTAGCGCTTCTTGCGCTTGGCGGCAGGTTTGCTGCGCACACCGCGGCGCTGGCGGAGCCAGCGCACTAGGAAGTACAGGGGTGCGCCGAGCACCAGCAGAATGGGGAGAGCATACAGCACCAGCCAGATCACGGCATTGACGATGCTTTGCAGAGCGCTGAGTAGGGCCTGAATGGCGTCTTTGGCCACGCCTACCGGCTCCCAGCCGCCAATGGTGATAGGCTGAACAGCCTGGCTGGCGATCAGGTCCACGCTGATGGAGGACATGGCGGCGGATTCTTCGTAGTACTTGATCTGGCCCTTGAGGACTTCGATCTGCTCAGTTATGTAATTGAGCTGGTTGAAAGCAGCAAGCACATCTTCGGTGTCCTCGGCGTCTTGCATGATCTGGCGCAGCAAGGCCTCAGCATCCTGCAGGTTACGTAAGCGGGACTGGAGGTCAGTGTATTCGGCGGTCACATCCTGCCCGGAGAGACTGCGGTTCTCCACAGTGCGAGCGTCCTGCTCGATCAACTCCAGAGCTTCGGTGAGACGCTCAGCCGGCACACGGATGGTGATGCTGGCCGAGGGGGCCTGGGTGCCATTTGCAAGGGTGCGTTGATAAAGGTATGAATCGACCACGAAGCCGCCGAAGCGTTCTGCCAAGGCCGTAATACTTTGCATGGCCTCTTCAGGCTGATCCACCACGATGGAGAGACTGGCGTTTTGGATGACCAGGCGCTCAGCGTTGGCGGCTGGCGGCGCACCAGCTACTCCCCCACCATAGCTTTCTTCCATGCTATCCGCGGCGACCATTTCGCCTGCAAAGGTCATATTGGGGCTGGAAGGCATTTCCATTTGCGCGCTGCGTTCGTAATCTGCAATGGCAGCGGCCGCTGGGGCACAGGCGCCCAGCAGCATGGCGGCGAGAATAGATGCAACAACAATATATGAGGGCGTTTTATGTTTCATGTTGTCTCTCCTTTGAGTGTTCCTCCCCTAGTAACGCAGCAACGTAGAAAAAAGTTCCGTCACCAACCGCCAGAGAGACGGCTGGCGTGACGCTCCGGCAGCCTGGCAGCCAGCATACGGGTCTGCACCAGGGGGATGTCATACTCCACGCGAGTGTAGTGCCAGGAGGCATATTGGGGATCGAAGATGGCATAGGCGGCACGCGGGTCACGATCGCGTGGTTGGCCTACGGAGCCTGGGTTGGCGATGCAGCGGTCATGCAACTCTAGCGTAGTGCCGGCAGGCGGAATCTGTAGGTTGATCCCCGCGCCGTGTTTGATGAACAGCACGGGTACATGAGTATGGCCAACAAAACAGAACGGGGTCTCAAAGTAGCTGAAATTCTCCAAGGCCGAATAACTATCTAGCAGATATTCCAGTACGGGTTGGCGCGGGCTGGCATGGGCCAGGGTGACCCCTTCTTCCACACGCATCGGCTGCAGGTTCTGCAGGAAGGCCAGCGACTCCGGCGTAAGCATGTCGCGCAGCCACTCCACTGAAGTGCGCGCCTCGGCGTTAAAACTCTCCAGCGGCAATTGGCCAATGGCGGCCGCGTCATGGTTGCCCTGCAGGCAGACCAGGTTGGGCAAAGCCGCTAAACGGGCAATGCACTCGTTGGGGTCAGGGCCGTAGCCTACGACGTCTCCCAGGCACCAAACGGCATCCACGGTCCCCGCATCTGCCAGAACGGCTTCAAGCGCGGTGAGATTTGCGTGAATATCGCTAATGACCAGGGTGCGCATATAGTGCTTACGGTTTGATATTGAGATTGCTGGGCAGAAAGGCGCCGGGCAATAATTTATCGACGGTGGATTCTTGCAATATCTCGCCAGCCTGATTGGCAAGCAGCACAGTAGCGTGGAGGGCAAATTCAGCCAAGACTTGGCGGCAGGAGCCGCAGGGTGAGCCGCCGTCTCGCGTGACCACAGCGATCGAGTCAAACTCGCGCTCACCCTGCATGATGGCAGTGAACATGGCCACACGCTCGGCACAGATCGAGTCAGGGTACGCGGCGTTCTCGATGTTAGCACCCAAGTAGACTTTGCCGGCTTTGGTGCGCAGCGCGGCGCCGACGAAGTAGTTGGAGTATGGCGCGTAGGCGGCTTTTTGTGCTTCTTGTGCGGCTTTTACCAGCTCAGTCTTTGACATTATCTTCTTTCTCAGCTTCCAACAGAGCCGACGGAGTACGCAAGGCGCGGACCCGGCGGATGCGGCGGCCGGTAATGAATTCTACGGTGAAGAGCAAACCATCCTGCTTCACCTGTTCACCCACGCGTGGCAGGCGGCCCAGGGTGCTGAACAGAAAGCCGCCCAGGGTGTCGGCGTTCTCTGTACTGAGATCACTTTGCATGATTTCGTTAAAGTCTGCCAGTGGAATACGCCCATGAAACAAGTATTCATCTTCGGAGACTTCTTGGTAGTTCTGCTCCTCACCCAGGTCATCATATTCATCCTGGATCTCGCCGACGATCTCTTCCATCAGGTCTTCGAGAGTTACCAGGCCAGCCACGCCGCCATATTCATCCACCACGATCCCCATGTGGATGCGGCTGCCCTGCATTTCGGAGAGCAGTTCATCGAGTTTTTTGGACTCAGGCACGAAGTAAGCGCCGCGCGCCAGGTCACGCAGGGGCTTGTTGTTCTCCTCGCCGCTGCGCCAGACTTTTAGGATGTCTTTCAGGTAGAGCACTCCTGCGATGTCGTCAATCGTTTCATTGTAGACCGGGATGCGCGAGTAGCCTGATTCGATGAGCGCATCCACGGCGTCTTTGAGAGGGGTGCTGGCCTCAAGGGCGAAGATGTCTATGCGCGGCACCATGATCTCGCGCGCCAGTGTGTGGCCAAACTCCACAATCGACATGATCATCTCGTGCTCGTCCTCTTCCAGCACGCCTTGCTGCTCGCTGGCGGTGACGAAAGACTTGAGCTCATCCTCGGTGATGGTTTCGAGATCGGCAACGTTCTGGTTGCCGGGGCTCAGGCGGGAGAGCACGAAGATGATGGGATGCATCAGCGTGTTGACCACGCGGGCCACGCCGCTGAGGCGCAGCGACCAGCGCTCTGGGTCTTGCAGGACGCGGCGCTCCACAAAGAATTCGGCCAGCCAAATGGCAAAACCGATCGCCACCAGGGAACCCAGGTTGATGAGCGAGGCGCTGCCTTGTGAAGTAGGGATGAGGAAATCGAGCACCAGGCCGGCCATGAGGAAACGCAGCAGGACCAGCGAGAGCTGCAAAGCATCACGAAGATTCTGGCGATGCCTAAGCAACTCCAGGGTGCGGGCCGCCTTGATTTCCAGTTCGTCTTCCAGAGTGACCAGACGGGTCTGGCGCACATTGATGATGCTGGCGCGGGTGGCAGTGACCAGTAAATCGAATGCAAGTAAAAGAGCAAGCAGGGCTATGAGCGGACTAATCAGAACCTTCCAGTTTGCGGATGGCGCGGGCCGGCACGCCCGCTACCACGGTGTTGGGGGGAACATCTTTGGTCACCACCGCGCCAGCGCCGGTACGGGCGCCTTTGCCGATGTGCAGTGGGGCAACCAGCATGGTGTCACTGCCGATGAAGACGCCGTCTTCGATGACAGTGGGGTTCTTGTTTTTGCCGTCATAGTTGGCGGTGATGGTGCCGGCGCCGATATTGACGTTCCTGCCGATGGTGGCATCGCCGATGTAAGAGAAGTGGCCCATCTTGACGCCGGGGGCCAGGCGCGAATTCTTGATCTCGCCAAAGTTGCCCATGTGTACGCCATCTTCCAGGTGGGCGCCCTTGCGCAGGTGGGCAAACGGGCCGATCTCAACATCGTTCTCGATGACGGCGTGCTCGACCACGGCGGCCTGGATGTGGCAGTTGTTGCCCACGCGGCTATGGCTGATGGTGGTGTTGGGGCCGATGATGCAGTCTTCGCCAACCTGGGTGCCTGCCAGCAGCATGGTGTTGGGCAGCAGCGTTGTGTCCTGCCCAAGGGTGACGCCCGGTTCGATGTAGGTAGTGTGGGGGTCCTGTATCGTGACGCCAGCCAGCATCCAATGGCGGTTCATGCGCTGGCGCAGGGCGTACTCGGCTTCGGCCAGATGCTCGCGGGTGTTGATGCCGATGGCTTCAGTGGGGTCTTGCAGCTCGAGGCTGTGGATCTTCTTGGCTTGCTTGACGGCGATGGCGAGCAGATCGGTCAGGTAATACTCGCCCTTCTTGGCGGAGGGCTTGAGCCTGGTAAGCGCAGCCCACAGCCATTTGGCGTTGAAGCAGTAGGCGCCAACATTGAGCTCGTCAATCAGTAGCTGTTTGGGCGTGGCCTCGGCTTCTTCAATAATGGCAACCGGTGTGCCTTTAAGGCGTTTGATACGCCCGAAGCCACGGGCATTTTTTTGTTTTAGTGTGAGCAGGGTGATGGCGGCTTTGCTTTTGGCATGCGCCTCAGCAAGGGCGGCCAGGGTTTCGCCAGTAAGCAAGGGCAAGTCGGCATTCGAGACGATGATCTGCTCGGCATTGCCCTCCAGCAGCGGCTGTGCCTGCATGACGGCGTGGCCTGTGCCCATCTGCTCATGTTGCTCGACATACTCGGCCTGGTCGCCAAGGGCGGCGCGGATGGCAGCCGCCTGGTGGCCGATGACGAGCACGGGCGGCAATGAGGCGGCCTGGCGGGCAGCGTCAAGGGCGTGCTGCACCATGGGCCTGCCGCCGATGGGGTGCAGGATCTTTGGCAGGCGCGAGCGCATGCGCGTGCCCTTGCCGGCGGCCAGGATAATGACGCGGGTGGTCATGTAGCCGGCCACCTGGCAGGCGTTAAGAGTGAGAGCGGGGAAGAATCAGGGAGAGGGTCTTCTGTGGCTTGCATAGCTGACGCAAGTCGGGGCGCCTGGACTCGAACCAGGATCCACGGATTCAAAGTCCGGTGTGCTGCCATTGCACCACGCCCCAATGGGTCGGGTTAGCCGAGGGCGCAAAATTGTAACATTTTTGCCATAGAAACGATGTTTTGAGTGCGTTACAAGCCGTTGACCAACGAGATCTGCTTGTCCAGCTCCTCTTTATCCTGTAAATAGCGCTG contains the following coding sequences:
- the glmU gene encoding bifunctional UDP-N-acetylglucosamine diphosphorylase/glucosamine-1-phosphate N-acetyltransferase GlmU, which produces MTTRVIILAAGKGTRMRSRLPKILHPIGGRPMVQHALDAARQAASLPPVLVIGHQAAAIRAALGDQAEYVEQHEQMGTGHAVMQAQPLLEGNAEQIIVSNADLPLLTGETLAALAEAHAKSKAAITLLTLKQKNARGFGRIKRLKGTPVAIIEEAEATPKQLLIDELNVGAYCFNAKWLWAALTRLKPSAKKGEYYLTDLLAIAVKQAKKIHSLELQDPTEAIGINTREHLAEAEYALRQRMNRHWMLAGVTIQDPHTTYIEPGVTLGQDTTLLPNTMLLAGTQVGEDCIIGPNTTISHSRVGNNCHIQAAVVEHAVIENDVEIGPFAHLRKGAHLEDGVHMGNFGEIKNSRLAPGVKMGHFSYIGDATIGRNVNIGAGTITANYDGKNKNPTVIEDGVFIGSDTMLVAPLHIGKGARTGAGAVVTKDVPPNTVVAGVPARAIRKLEGSD
- a CDS encoding DUF4349 domain-containing protein; the encoded protein is MKHKTPSYIVVASILAAMLLGACAPAAAAIADYERSAQMEMPSSPNMTFAGEMVAADSMEESYGGGVAGAPPAANAERLVIQNASLSIVVDQPEEAMQSITALAERFGGFVVDSYLYQRTLANGTQAPSASITIRVPAERLTEALELIEQDARTVENRSLSGQDVTAEYTDLQSRLRNLQDAEALLRQIMQDAEDTEDVLAAFNQLNYITEQIEVLKGQIKYYEESAAMSSISVDLIASQAVQPITIGGWEPVGVAKDAIQALLSALQSIVNAVIWLVLYALPILLVLGAPLYFLVRWLRQRRGVRSKPAAKRKKR
- the cdd gene encoding cytidine deaminase is translated as MSKTELVKAAQEAQKAAYAPYSNYFVGAALRTKAGKVYLGANIENAAYPDSICAERVAMFTAIMQGEREFDSIAVVTRDGGSPCGSCRQVLAEFALHATVLLANQAGEILQESTVDKLLPGAFLPSNLNIKP
- a CDS encoding metallophosphoesterase family protein, yielding MRTLVISDIHANLTALEAVLADAGTVDAVWCLGDVVGYGPDPNECIARLAALPNLVCLQGNHDAAAIGQLPLESFNAEARTSVEWLRDMLTPESLAFLQNLQPMRVEEGVTLAHASPRQPVLEYLLDSYSALENFSYFETPFCFVGHTHVPVLFIKHGAGINLQIPPAGTTLELHDRCIANPGSVGQPRDRDPRAAYAIFDPQYASWHYTRVEYDIPLVQTRMLAARLPERHASRLSGGW
- a CDS encoding HlyC/CorC family transporter → MRQTRLVTLEDELEIKAARTLELLRHRQNLRDALQLSLVLLRFLMAGLVLDFLIPTSQGSASLINLGSLVAIGFAIWLAEFFVERRVLQDPERWSLRLSGVARVVNTLMHPIIFVLSRLSPGNQNVADLETITEDELKSFVTASEQQGVLEEDEHEMIMSIVEFGHTLAREIMVPRIDIFALEASTPLKDAVDALIESGYSRIPVYNETIDDIAGVLYLKDILKVWRSGEENNKPLRDLARGAYFVPESKKLDELLSEMQGSRIHMGIVVDEYGGVAGLVTLEDLMEEIVGEIQDEYDDLGEEQNYQEVSEDEYLFHGRIPLADFNEIMQSDLSTENADTLGGFLFSTLGRLPRVGEQVKQDGLLFTVEFITGRRIRRVRALRTPSALLEAEKEDNVKD